One window from the genome of Anaerococcus sp. Marseille-Q7828 encodes:
- the argR gene encoding arginine repressor (regulates arginine biosynthesis when complexed with arginine by binding at site that overlap the promotors of the arginine biosynthesis genes) — protein MKKYTRQRLILDIIQNNEVKTQSQLSDMLKDHGVDATQATISRDIKELRISKVQTDDYEYKYTVVDTVYDTLNERMEKIFKESVLSVEKSAQLCVIKTISYCATVCGQYITNSKLENVAGMVTGIDTIFITPKDFDRLDELIEDLRDMVR, from the coding sequence ATGAAAAAATACACTAGACAAAGACTTATTCTTGATATTATACAAAATAATGAGGTCAAAACACAATCACAATTATCGGATATGCTAAAAGACCATGGAGTTGATGCCACTCAGGCTACAATTTCAAGAGATATAAAGGAACTCAGGATATCCAAAGTTCAAACTGACGATTATGAGTACAAATATACAGTTGTCGACACCGTATACGATACCTTAAATGAGAGAATGGAAAAAATTTTCAAGGAATCAGTACTTTCAGTTGAAAAATCAGCTCAATTATGTGTCATAAAAACTATATCATATTGTGCTACAGTATGCGGCCAGTATATTACAAATTCTAAGCTTGAAAATGTAGCGGGTATGGTTACAGGAATTGATACTATATTTATAACGCCAAAAGATTTCGATCGCTTAGATGAATTAATAGAAGATTTGAGGGACATGGTTAGATAA
- a CDS encoding polyprenyl synthetase family protein, producing the protein MNKKGFESTLLSNKKIIDEKFKDFFDDSYNLSEPLTYAVRSGKRIRPNLFFETLKMLGKDINDKDIKFALCLEMIHSYSLVHDDLPAMDNDDYRRGEYSCHKKFGEDIAILTGDALITEASHTLFEICKEDSTYIYPASLLMEMAGYKNMIYGQVLDIRSHEIVDLDYLLLVYEKKTSDLFRAAIIGAALASDNNFKENRAKDFRNLDQYASNLGLAFQIQDDLLEENYQDELNILNLISRNEALDLLYDINKKAKENISHFDDNEFLLYLVDYLTNRNN; encoded by the coding sequence ATGAATAAGAAAGGTTTTGAAAGTACACTTTTATCCAACAAAAAAATTATAGATGAAAAGTTTAAGGACTTTTTTGATGATTCATATAATCTATCTGAGCCTTTAACCTACGCTGTTAGATCTGGCAAAAGGATTAGACCAAACCTTTTCTTTGAAACGCTTAAGATGCTTGGCAAGGATATTAACGATAAGGACATAAAATTTGCCCTATGCCTAGAGATGATTCATTCTTATTCCCTAGTCCACGATGATTTACCAGCTATGGATAATGATGATTACAGAAGAGGAGAATACTCTTGCCATAAAAAATTTGGTGAAGACATAGCTATTTTGACAGGAGATGCTCTAATCACAGAGGCAAGCCACACTTTATTTGAAATTTGCAAGGAGGATTCTACTTACATATATCCTGCATCCTTACTTATGGAGATGGCTGGCTACAAAAATATGATTTATGGCCAAGTATTAGACATAAGAAGCCATGAGATTGTAGATTTGGATTATTTGCTCCTTGTCTATGAAAAAAAGACTAGCGATTTATTTAGGGCAGCAATCATCGGTGCAGCCTTGGCAAGCGACAATAATTTCAAAGAAAATAGGGCAAAAGACTTTAGAAATCTGGATCAATATGCAAGTAATTTAGGTTTAGCTTTCCAAATTCAAGATGATTTACTAGAAGAAAATTACCAAGATGAATTAAATATTTTAAATCTTATTAGTAGAAATGAAGCTTTAGATTTGCTTTATGATATTAATAAAAAGGCCAAGGAGAATATTAGTCACTTTGATGATAATGAATTTCTCTTATACCTTGTTGATTACCTTACAAATCGTAACAATTAA
- the xseB gene encoding exodeoxyribonuclease VII small subunit, whose protein sequence is MDKSLDKNFKKMEEYLTSLEENKDNLDESIKIYEKANSLYKEMQEQLKDYKAKIEVIASDE, encoded by the coding sequence ATGGATAAATCTTTAGATAAAAATTTCAAAAAAATGGAAGAATACTTAACTAGTCTTGAAGAAAACAAGGATAATCTGGACGAGTCTATCAAAATTTATGAAAAGGCTAACAGCTTGTACAAGGAAATGCAAGAACAACTTAAGGACTACAAGGCGAAAATAGAGGTTATAGCTAGTGATGAATAA
- the xseA gene encoding exodeoxyribonuclease VII large subunit, which yields MLKALTVRQFNEYFKTSIKHDPFFTKVYITGTLSNIKYNGNHIYFSLKEGYDVIDCVIFYYEDKDIDFTFTDGIDVLVKGNLNLNNYSSRINIAVSTIEEKGLSEEYLKFLKMKEDFKKRGFFDLDKKKEIAKYPKNVGLITSADGAAVVDFLSVINQKANDIDIKLAPVKVQGQSSYQAIVNAIVKLDMMDLDVIVITRGGGSSLDLSVFNDKDIIEEVFKAKTPIISAIGHKIDSTLLDLVADLSLQTPTEAGSYIIANYANIAKDSKSLLTQMKDMVDRIVEIRSLKLMALESKLKSFNPQNDIKVKEKEITNIKKSLDKAIINNLTYNEQRLSMVESRLKSADRILHIRKKNIGIFDDNNVPIYSKYSLNEGDKIDVRFSDGSIKAVVIDG from the coding sequence ATGCTTAAAGCCCTTACAGTTAGACAATTTAATGAGTATTTTAAAACAAGCATAAAGCACGATCCATTTTTCACCAAAGTCTATATCACAGGGACCCTATCAAATATAAAATATAACGGCAACCACATATATTTTTCCCTAAAGGAAGGATATGATGTCATTGACTGTGTTATATTTTACTATGAAGATAAGGACATAGATTTTACTTTTACTGATGGTATAGACGTTTTGGTTAAGGGTAATCTCAACTTAAATAACTATTCATCGAGAATCAATATTGCTGTCAGCACCATAGAGGAAAAAGGCCTTTCTGAAGAATATCTAAAGTTTTTAAAAATGAAAGAAGACTTCAAGAAAAGGGGTTTTTTTGATTTAGATAAAAAGAAAGAAATAGCAAAGTATCCAAAAAACGTTGGTTTAATAACATCGGCTGATGGGGCTGCTGTTGTAGACTTTCTGTCAGTAATAAACCAAAAGGCAAATGATATAGATATCAAGCTTGCTCCAGTAAAAGTCCAAGGACAAAGCTCATACCAAGCCATAGTAAATGCTATAGTAAAACTTGATATGATGGATTTAGATGTGATTGTAATCACCCGTGGCGGTGGTTCTTCTTTGGATTTATCAGTTTTTAACGACAAGGATATCATAGAGGAAGTTTTCAAAGCCAAAACTCCAATTATATCTGCCATAGGGCATAAGATTGATAGCACTCTTTTGGATTTAGTCGCAGACTTATCTTTGCAAACCCCAACAGAAGCTGGGTCATATATTATTGCAAATTATGCGAATATAGCTAAGGACAGTAAAAGTCTTTTGACTCAGATGAAAGATATGGTAGATAGGATAGTAGAGATAAGGTCGCTAAAGTTGATGGCTCTAGAAAGTAAACTTAAATCTTTCAATCCACAAAATGATATCAAAGTTAAAGAAAAAGAGATTACTAATATCAAAAAATCTTTAGATAAAGCTATTATAAATAACTTAACTTATAATGAGCAGAGGCTAAGTATGGTCGAAAGCAGACTAAAATCAGCTGATAGAATATTACATATCAGAAAGAAAAATATAGGAATTTTCGATGATAATAATGTGCCTATTTATTCAAAATACTCATTAAATGAAGGTGATAAGATTGATGTTAGATTTTCTGATGGATCTATAAAGGCGGTAGTGATAGATGGATAA
- the nusB gene encoding transcription antitermination factor NusB, translating to MNRTEQRDWVFKLIFEDSINKIEDVEQSLNNHDLDGEEFIINSLKSYNENYEKIEEIIKNASKKRYNRLSKVEKAILFLSVNEIYFMDIPHQVSINEAVELAKTYSNQMDYQMINSILGKIVRTDA from the coding sequence ATGAATAGAACAGAGCAAAGAGATTGGGTTTTTAAGCTAATTTTTGAAGATAGCATTAATAAAATAGAAGATGTTGAACAATCCCTAAATAACCACGACTTGGATGGGGAAGAATTCATCATCAATTCTTTGAAATCTTATAATGAAAATTATGAAAAAATTGAAGAAATTATTAAAAATGCTAGTAAGAAACGCTACAATCGTTTGTCCAAGGTGGAAAAAGCTATTCTTTTTTTATCTGTAAATGAAATTTATTTTATGGATATTCCTCATCAAGTTTCTATAAATGAGGCAGTAGAACTAGCAAAGACCTATAGCAACCAGATGGATTATCAAATGATAAATTCTATTTTAGGAAAGATTGTAAGAACTGATGCTTAA
- a CDS encoding Asp23/Gls24 family envelope stress response protein: protein MANTFRHGQVKIANEILDQLAIRACKEINGVHNSDDSTNKINLQNQDPKASIGFIEDKLNIDLTVFLNKNVNVRKTVKDIQENVIRIIETMTGISVGRVNVNIAKLEI, encoded by the coding sequence ATGGCTAATACATTTAGACATGGACAAGTTAAAATTGCCAATGAAATATTAGATCAATTGGCTATTAGAGCTTGTAAAGAAATCAATGGAGTACATAACAGCGATGACTCTACCAATAAGATTAACCTTCAAAACCAAGATCCTAAGGCAAGTATAGGATTTATTGAAGATAAGCTTAATATTGACCTTACAGTTTTTCTTAATAAGAATGTAAATGTGAGAAAAACTGTAAAAGATATCCAAGAAAATGTGATTAGAATTATTGAAACTATGACTGGAATATCTGTTGGACGTGTCAATGTTAATATAGCGAAACTAGAAATCTAA
- the efp gene encoding elongation factor P yields MISANDLRKGVTFVYDNDVYQVVDFQHVKPGKGAAFVRAKIRSVMNGGAKDVTFNPNEKFENAVITTKEMQYLYNDGQLYYFMDPESFEQIGLDYETVEEAIKYVRENDTVTMRIYQGKPFDVVAPNFVELAVIETEPGIKGDTATNVTKPATVETGAVVNVPVFVNEGDTIKIDTRTGDYLSRV; encoded by the coding sequence ATGATTTCTGCAAATGATTTAAGAAAAGGTGTAACCTTTGTTTATGATAATGATGTTTACCAAGTGGTTGATTTCCAACACGTAAAACCAGGCAAGGGAGCAGCTTTTGTTCGTGCAAAGATTAGATCAGTAATGAACGGCGGCGCTAAGGATGTAACATTTAACCCAAATGAAAAATTTGAAAATGCTGTTATTACAACAAAAGAAATGCAATATTTATACAATGACGGTCAATTATATTATTTCATGGACCCAGAAAGCTTTGAACAAATTGGTCTAGACTATGAAACAGTTGAAGAAGCTATTAAATACGTTCGTGAAAATGATACAGTTACTATGAGAATTTACCAAGGTAAACCATTTGATGTTGTTGCACCAAACTTTGTTGAGCTAGCAGTAATTGAAACTGAACCAGGTATCAAGGGTGATACTGCAACGAACGTTACAAAACCAGCAACAGTTGAAACAGGAGCAGTTGTTAACGTACCAGTGTTTGTAAATGAAGGCGACACAATCAAAATAGACACAAGAACTGGAGATTATTTATCCAGAGTTTAA
- a CDS encoding nucleotidyltransferase family protein: MKTLAIISEFNPFHNGHEYLLKKSKELTKADLAISLMSGDFVQRGEPAIVDKFSRADMAMMAGFDMVVEMPIHISLQSAEYFALGSVKILDKLNVDYLCFGIENMEPNDFLEKANLLLEKEHLLEELTKKHLENSSFTKARYDATVEVLGDDGFITSNNILALEYMRAIRKIASSMTPMPIKRISSANSDTDLLDSKISSSTAIRNNILTNYKDHVPTYVYELIEESKKSFGLPNMDIIYDIFRFLLLLERRPMEGVLAYEEGLENYLTKVCENNHSFSSFIIDATNKRYTSSRIKRLLINYILENRSTFNAYDINFYKVLSFNKNAELIFKNSSSKPVIRKKDYDNLSITDQMILSQMVDGSNLYSLCQKRDFNLDYKTKIRRY, encoded by the coding sequence ATGAAAACACTAGCAATTATTTCTGAATTCAATCCATTTCATAACGGACACGAATATCTATTAAAAAAATCAAAAGAGCTAACAAAAGCAGACTTAGCCATAAGCCTAATGAGTGGAGATTTCGTCCAGAGAGGAGAGCCTGCTATCGTTGATAAATTCTCCAGGGCTGATATGGCTATGATGGCTGGCTTTGATATGGTCGTTGAGATGCCTATCCACATATCTTTACAGTCAGCCGAATATTTTGCTCTTGGATCTGTTAAAATCCTCGATAAATTAAATGTAGACTACCTCTGCTTTGGTATAGAAAATATGGAGCCTAATGATTTTTTAGAAAAAGCTAACCTGCTATTGGAAAAAGAACATCTCTTAGAAGAGCTTACAAAAAAACATTTAGAAAATTCTTCCTTTACAAAGGCAAGATATGACGCAACTGTTGAGGTTTTAGGAGATGATGGCTTTATAACTTCTAATAATATCCTCGCCTTAGAATATATGAGAGCTATAAGAAAGATTGCTTCTTCTATGACTCCTATGCCTATCAAGAGAATCTCATCAGCTAATTCTGATACTGATTTACTTGATAGCAAAATTTCTTCATCAACTGCTATCCGCAATAACATACTTACCAATTACAAAGACCATGTCCCAACCTATGTCTATGAACTAATAGAAGAAAGCAAAAAATCTTTTGGCCTTCCAAATATGGATATCATTTATGACATATTTAGATTTTTGCTATTATTAGAAAGACGTCCAATGGAAGGGGTATTGGCATATGAAGAGGGATTAGAAAACTATCTGACTAAAGTTTGTGAAAATAACCATAGTTTTTCTAGCTTTATTATAGATGCTACAAACAAAAGATACACCTCATCTAGGATAAAAAGGTTGTTGATAAATTATATTTTGGAGAATCGATCTACATTTAATGCCTATGACATCAATTTCTACAAGGTCCTATCCTTTAATAAAAACGCAGAGCTTATCTTTAAGAATTCATCAAGCAAGCCTGTAATAAGAAAAAAAGATTATGATAATCTTTCCATCACAGACCAAATGATTTTATCACAAATGGTTGACGGATCAAATCTATACAGCTTATGTCAAAAAAGAGATTTTAACTTAGATTACAAGACAAAAATAAGACGCTATTAG
- a CDS encoding ATPase → MASTLTQLINEMEDVMDEASAVPFSRKVSVDPDEIYEILAEMKDSLPQEIKQAEWTYQEKDRIIGEAEAEAKRRLEQTDKEISQFKDQAKNQYQKMISDHEITQQARAEADRILQEAATEANKLRQQSYEYIDKLFSSSAENFSTLAQQLEKNRRSILESR, encoded by the coding sequence ATGGCTAGTACTTTAACACAATTGATCAACGAAATGGAAGATGTAATGGATGAGGCATCTGCTGTACCTTTTTCTAGAAAAGTATCAGTAGATCCAGATGAAATTTACGAAATTCTTGCTGAGATGAAAGATTCCTTACCACAAGAAATCAAACAAGCTGAGTGGACCTATCAAGAAAAAGATAGAATAATCGGTGAAGCAGAAGCAGAAGCAAAGAGAAGACTTGAACAAACTGACAAAGAAATTTCTCAATTCAAAGATCAAGCTAAAAATCAATATCAAAAGATGATTTCTGACCACGAAATCACTCAACAAGCAAGGGCTGAAGCTGATAGAATCTTACAAGAAGCAGCTACAGAAGCAAACAAACTTCGTCAACAATCATACGAATACATCGACAAACTATTCTCTTCATCAGCTGAAAACTTCAGCACTCTAGCTCAACAATTAGAGAAAAACAGAAGAAGTATTTTAGAATCTAGATAA
- the coaD gene encoding pantetheine-phosphate adenylyltransferase yields the protein MKVIYPGSFDPLTLGHIDVIKRLDNMFDEVIVAILINEDKKSLFTLSEREEMIKEELIANDITNVTIKSFDGLLVNFAKEENCKIIARGLRLVADYEYEKNIARINSSLYEGLETIFLLANTNYSFISSSGVKEVASFKGNISPFVTKNVEKRLKEKYNY from the coding sequence ATGAAAGTAATATACCCAGGAAGCTTCGATCCACTTACACTTGGACATATAGATGTCATAAAAAGACTAGACAATATGTTTGATGAAGTGATTGTTGCAATTCTAATAAATGAAGATAAAAAATCACTTTTTACTCTTAGTGAAAGAGAAGAAATGATTAAAGAAGAATTAATAGCCAACGATATTACAAATGTGACTATCAAATCCTTTGATGGACTTTTGGTAAACTTTGCAAAAGAAGAAAATTGCAAAATTATTGCTAGGGGTCTAAGACTTGTTGCTGACTACGAATATGAGAAAAATATAGCTAGGATAAATTCATCCTTGTATGAGGGCCTAGAAACTATATTCTTGCTTGCTAATACAAATTACTCATTCATTAGTTCAAGCGGAGTCAAGGAAGTAGCAAGTTTTAAAGGCAATATATCACCATTTGTAACAAAAAATGTAGAAAAAAGATTGAAAGAAAAATATAATTACTAA
- the rsmD gene encoding 16S rRNA (guanine(966)-N(2))-methyltransferase RsmD: protein MRVVSGIYKGFNLKAPKSNTTRPTESKVKEAIFDMLFPMKTDGLALDLFAGSGQMGIEFISRGLSKVYFNEKDRNSYKIIEENLGKLKTDKFELTKLDFKKALEAYKSKGLYFDYIYLDPPYYTEFYDEAINLIISYELLSEDGIIITESDKELKLDDKYDINLLKEKKYGRKIVNFYTK, encoded by the coding sequence ATGAGAGTTGTTTCAGGTATATACAAGGGTTTTAACCTAAAGGCACCAAAATCAAATACCACAAGACCAACAGAGAGTAAGGTAAAAGAAGCTATTTTTGATATGCTTTTTCCAATGAAAACAGATGGTCTTGCTCTAGATTTGTTTGCAGGAAGTGGACAAATGGGTATAGAATTCATATCAAGGGGCCTAAGTAAGGTTTATTTTAATGAGAAAGATCGCAATTCTTATAAAATCATAGAAGAAAACCTGGGGAAACTTAAGACAGATAAATTTGAACTTACAAAACTAGATTTTAAAAAAGCCTTGGAAGCTTACAAATCCAAGGGTTTATATTTTGACTATATATACTTGGACCCTCCTTACTATACAGAATTTTATGATGAGGCCATAAATCTTATCATTAGTTATGAATTGTTAAGCGAGGATGGTATAATAATAACAGAATCAGATAAAGAATTAAAGCTTGATGATAAATATGATATTAACCTTTTAAAAGAGAAAAAATACGGAAGGAAGATAGTAAACTTTTACACAAAATGA
- a CDS encoding ATP-dependent DNA helicase RecG — protein sequence MELTDLKGIGPKKKDLLAKIDIHNISDLYNYYPTSFEDRRNRGVIPNVREDVKYYFIWQIASRLYQNRTKNGFISYIYAIEPDTNDKIKIIYFNDRFTPTKFKNGETYKFFTKIKFENGTFEAINPITCDLNDDNIGAIIPIYPLTKGLSQKNISSFIGESLKNYEEDEEIFGKTILDNFKFSSKYNNLLEIHKPSDIDKLMKAKSELKVLDFAKDLVYIDYISKRFEKSQDLGLSYNLDDILSHIGFDLTRSQLIALKEILFDCSSNLVMNRLLIGDVGSGKTIIAIIAMIVFGLNGYQSAMMVPTEVLAIQQFEKNLGLIESLGLKAQVLTGSSRNKEKIKKDLADGKVDIIIGTHALIQDDVIFKNLKLVINDEQHRFGVNQRQELGLKADGVNYLSMTATPIPRTISLRLAKILDLSMITELPKGRKPITTKVIAQSMEKILFEEIDANLSQGRQVYVVSNNIDSDDKNSVENLYKRYKKVFKSKIIKKLHGDMKASDKDKTLKDFADGKIDILISTTVIEVGIDVANANTMVIYNANHFGLSSLHQLRGRVGRGPYDSYCYLISKNVDNNSKLNILVGNENGFDIAKKDYDLRGGGKILSAIQHGRNLNQIEYLSMNQAEVDKSFEILEYIKANDYKDVNFSYIEKFFKEDKRIILN from the coding sequence ATGGAACTTACTGATTTAAAGGGAATTGGTCCAAAGAAAAAAGACTTATTAGCTAAAATTGATATTCATAATATCAGTGACTTATATAATTACTATCCAACTTCTTTTGAAGATAGGAGAAATAGGGGCGTTATTCCAAATGTTAGGGAAGATGTTAAGTATTATTTCATCTGGCAAATAGCAAGTAGGCTATATCAAAACAGGACAAAAAACGGCTTTATATCATATATTTATGCCATTGAGCCAGATACAAATGATAAGATAAAGATCATTTATTTTAATGATAGATTTACACCGACTAAATTTAAAAATGGCGAGACTTATAAGTTTTTTACCAAAATAAAATTTGAAAATGGCACTTTTGAAGCTATCAATCCAATAACTTGTGATCTTAATGATGATAATATTGGGGCAATAATTCCAATTTATCCTCTTACAAAGGGTTTAAGCCAAAAAAACATTTCGAGTTTTATAGGCGAATCCCTAAAAAATTATGAGGAAGATGAAGAGATTTTTGGAAAAACCATACTGGATAATTTTAAATTTTCTTCTAAATATAATAACTTATTAGAAATCCACAAGCCTAGCGATATAGATAAGCTTATGAAAGCAAAATCAGAGCTAAAGGTATTGGATTTTGCCAAAGACCTTGTCTATATAGACTACATTAGCAAGAGATTTGAGAAAAGCCAAGATTTGGGACTTTCATATAATTTAGATGATATATTAAGTCATATAGGATTTGATTTAACTAGGTCTCAATTGATAGCCCTAAAAGAAATTCTATTCGATTGTTCAAGCAATTTAGTTATGAATAGGCTTTTGATTGGCGATGTAGGATCAGGCAAAACTATAATTGCAATTATTGCCATGATAGTCTTTGGTCTAAATGGCTACCAATCAGCAATGATGGTTCCAACTGAGGTCTTAGCCATCCAACAATTTGAAAAAAATTTGGGCTTGATTGAAAGTTTAGGACTAAAAGCCCAAGTTTTGACGGGATCTAGCAGAAATAAAGAGAAGATCAAAAAGGATTTGGCAGATGGAAAGGTTGATATAATTATAGGTACCCATGCCCTTATCCAAGATGATGTTATTTTTAAAAATCTAAAACTTGTAATAAATGATGAGCAACATAGATTTGGGGTCAATCAAAGGCAAGAACTTGGCCTAAAAGCAGATGGTGTCAACTACCTTTCTATGACAGCGACACCAATACCAAGGACCATAAGCCTTAGGCTTGCCAAAATCTTGGATTTATCAATGATTACTGAACTTCCTAAAGGAAGAAAACCAATCACAACCAAAGTAATAGCCCAGTCTATGGAAAAGATTTTGTTTGAAGAGATAGATGCTAACCTATCCCAAGGTAGACAAGTATATGTAGTATCAAATAATATCGATTCTGATGATAAAAATAGCGTCGAAAATTTATATAAGAGATATAAAAAAGTTTTTAAATCTAAAATCATCAAGAAACTTCATGGAGATATGAAGGCAAGTGATAAGGACAAGACTTTAAAAGATTTTGCTGATGGTAAAATTGATATACTAATATCAACAACGGTTATAGAAGTAGGGATAGATGTAGCAAATGCCAACACTATGGTCATATACAATGCAAATCATTTTGGTCTATCATCCCTCCACCAGCTAAGGGGTAGGGTAGGTCGTGGACCATATGATTCTTATTGTTATCTAATAAGCAAGAATGTGGATAATAATTCTAAGCTCAATATCTTAGTAGGCAATGAAAATGGGTTTGATATAGCTAAAAAAGACTACGATTTGCGTGGAGGTGGTAAAATTTTATCCGCCATCCAACACGGTAGAAATCTCAACCAGATTGAATATCTATCAATGAATCAGGCTGAAGTTGATAAGAGTTTTGAAATTTTAGAATATATAAAAGCTAATGATTATAAAGATGTAAATTTTTCTTACATTGAAAAGTTTTTTAAAGAAGATAAAAGGATAATATTAAATTAA
- a CDS encoding DAK2 domain-containing protein: MREIDANKLQQMIIGAYELLDENKQLVNDLNVFPVPDGDTGTNMTMTMRSGVDKVNGLSNASVGDITKALSQGTLMGARGNSGVILSQLVRGLSKATKGKDKITTADIKEIFDIANQTAYKAVMKPTEGTILTVSQKMTDKAAEIYSDDISFDQYLYEIIAEGQKALDNTPNQLPVLKEAGVVDSGGQGLIILLKGAFSALNSDIDINEIKDSKADKEDLQYQLNIEIAIDENSYQHCMESVESLANVSDSSYEDDILKIKLTTDNVFGLLQMLTVDGVVIKAELLNLKADQERKEKLKSAPQKKYGFIAVSRGEGYDAILESMGIDEIISGGQTMNPSTEDIYNSLDRINAENIIIFPNNKNIIMSAKQACDITDKNAIVIETRSIPETFTAMLEFDEDSSIEENALNMQEAIEDVHVAEFSISIRDTSVSGVEIKKDDYLGILDGKILASEKDLEKSVEKTLQKALEDYQDSSLVTIYYGEEIEKRNAKDLCKKLGKKFKEVDIELVYGGQPVYYYTITIE, translated from the coding sequence ATGAGAGAAATTGATGCAAATAAACTCCAACAGATGATAATTGGAGCTTATGAATTGTTAGATGAGAATAAACAATTAGTAAATGACCTGAATGTATTCCCAGTACCAGATGGGGACACAGGAACAAATATGACCATGACAATGAGATCAGGTGTTGATAAGGTAAACGGCCTATCAAATGCAAGTGTAGGAGATATTACAAAGGCTCTATCTCAAGGAACTCTTATGGGAGCTCGTGGCAACTCAGGAGTAATTTTATCCCAATTGGTTCGCGGTCTATCAAAAGCAACTAAAGGTAAGGATAAGATTACAACAGCAGATATCAAGGAAATCTTTGATATAGCTAATCAAACTGCATACAAGGCAGTAATGAAACCTACTGAAGGTACTATATTGACAGTTAGCCAAAAAATGACTGATAAGGCAGCTGAAATTTATAGCGATGACATATCCTTTGACCAATACCTATATGAGATTATAGCAGAAGGACAAAAGGCCCTAGATAATACACCAAATCAACTTCCAGTACTAAAAGAAGCTGGAGTAGTGGATTCTGGTGGTCAAGGATTAATAATACTTCTTAAGGGTGCATTTTCTGCCCTAAATAGCGATATTGATATTAACGAAATTAAGGATAGCAAAGCTGATAAAGAAGATTTACAATATCAATTAAATATTGAAATAGCGATAGACGAAAATTCTTACCAACATTGTATGGAATCTGTAGAATCTTTGGCAAATGTTAGCGATTCTTCTTATGAAGATGATATATTAAAAATAAAACTTACAACTGATAATGTTTTTGGCTTATTACAAATGCTTACAGTTGATGGTGTAGTGATAAAAGCTGAGCTTCTTAACCTTAAAGCTGACCAAGAAAGAAAAGAAAAATTAAAATCAGCTCCTCAAAAGAAATATGGTTTCATAGCAGTTAGCCGTGGTGAGGGATACGATGCGATTTTAGAAAGCATGGGGATAGATGAAATCATTTCTGGTGGCCAAACTATGAATCCTTCCACAGAGGATATATATAATTCTTTGGATAGGATTAATGCTGAAAATATTATTATCTTCCCAAATAACAAGAACATAATAATGAGCGCTAAACAAGCTTGCGACATAACAGATAAAAATGCAATTGTTATAGAAACTAGGTCAATACCTGAGACCTTTACTGCTATGCTTGAATTTGACGAAGATAGTAGCATAGAAGAAAATGCTCTTAATATGCAAGAAGCCATTGAAGATGTTCATGTGGCAGAATTTTCTATATCAATTAGAGATACTTCTGTATCAGGAGTTGAAATCAAAAAAGACGATTATCTAGGAATTCTAGACGGCAAAATTTTGGCAAGTGAAAAAGACTTGGAAAAATCAGTAGAAAAAACTTTACAAAAAGCCTTAGAAGATTATCAAGACTCTTCACTTGTGACAATATATTATGGTGAAGAAATAGAAAAAAGAAACGCAAAAGACTTGTGCAAGAAACTAGGCAAAAAGTTTAAAGAAGTTGATATAGAATTAGTTTACGGTGGTCAACCAGTCTATTATTACACAATCACAATTGAATAA